The following are from one region of the Bacillota bacterium genome:
- a CDS encoding LacI family DNA-binding transcriptional regulator, whose translation MSSVTIKDVAKLAGVSLSTASYVLNNKGAVSEKTRDKVLLAARKLNYKPNAIARSLVTGSSKTIGLLIPDISDPYFTEIVKGVEECANSNGYSVILCNTDRKLEKENQYFNILKEKRADGIILTGGAMNNDRHLLRLEDDNIAVVVIGRHSLPFRAVVVDNVMAAREVTEYLLGKGHRRIGFISGSLLSTTSQDRLEGYKQALAFHGVPYDESLVSEADFKVQGGMEAARRFFELPMERRPTAVFAGNDQMAIGVMGAAREYGLRVPEDIAVVGFDDIPLASLVTPSLTTVRLPMYEMGYKAMELLLESIAGDKETHSNRVVFCGYEFVMRDSA comes from the coding sequence ATGTCTTCTGTTACTATCAAGGATGTTGCAAAGCTTGCAGGGGTAAGTCTTTCAACTGCATCTTATGTATTAAACAACAAAGGTGCTGTCAGTGAGAAAACCAGGGATAAGGTGCTCCTGGCAGCGCGAAAGCTGAACTATAAACCCAATGCTATTGCTCGAAGTCTAGTCACCGGAAGTTCCAAAACAATAGGCCTTCTTATACCCGACATCTCCGACCCTTACTTCACTGAGATAGTCAAGGGTGTGGAGGAATGCGCAAATTCCAATGGGTATTCCGTGATCCTCTGCAATACGGATAGAAAACTCGAAAAGGAGAATCAATATTTCAACATTCTCAAGGAAAAGAGGGCAGATGGCATCATTCTCACTGGTGGAGCCATGAATAATGACCGTCATCTTTTGAGACTAGAGGATGACAATATAGCAGTGGTTGTAATCGGGAGACATAGTCTTCCTTTTAGAGCAGTGGTTGTAGATAACGTAATGGCAGCAAGGGAAGTCACAGAATATCTTTTGGGCAAAGGCCATAGAAGGATTGGCTTTATTTCAGGTTCTCTTCTGTCGACCACAAGCCAAGACAGGCTTGAGGGATACAAACAAGCGCTAGCTTTTCATGGGGTGCCATATGATGAATCCCTGGTGAGCGAGGCAGATTTCAAGGTTCAAGGTGGTATGGAGGCTGCCCGAAGATTCTTCGAGCTCCCGATGGAAAGGCGTCCTACGGCGGTATTCGCTGGGAATGACCAGATGGCGATAGGGGTCATGGGCGCAGCCAGGGAGTATGGGTTAAGGGTGCCTGAGGATATAGCAGTAGTAGGTTTTGATGATATACCGCTTGCGAGCCTGGTAACACCATCTCTTACTACGGTGAGGCTCCCTATGTACGAGATGGGCTATAAGGCAATGGAGCTTTTGCTAGAATCCATCGCCGGAGATAAAGAAACTCATAGCAACCGCGTGGTCTTCTGTGGATATGAGTTCGTTATGCGGGATTCTGCCTAG
- a CDS encoding 4Fe-4S binding protein, which translates to MNHENGEEEQLATLDTTFCGVKLTSPVVVGSANITGNFENIKRCQDNGAGAIVMKSLFEKEVCREAPTPRFAIIRRGSGEKRSFILYSYEQASVWGPDRYAREVERCRNELSIPVIASINCYTPEGWASYAKRMEAAGASVLELNVSCPHGSVTFSGVKVEETIFDVARIVRSEVKIPIVVKLSAQLTAPLNVVHELEQLGCNGVTLFNRFTGLEIDIEREIPIMHGSYAGHGGPWAIHLGLRWISAIRPHVALDISASGGVDSPEDVIKYLLVGANTVQTCTSVIMNGYEVVREFNEGLLKFMEGKGYRTIDEFRGKINARILSTEEVDRRHLYRARINKSRCNNCGRCKSVCTYSAIEEGIETHEINDRCDGCGLCKEICPRGAVDLISLATSL; encoded by the coding sequence ATGAATCATGAGAATGGGGAGGAAGAGCAATTGGCTACGCTCGATACAACTTTTTGCGGTGTCAAACTCACAAGTCCCGTAGTTGTAGGTTCGGCCAATATTACAGGGAATTTCGAAAATATCAAGCGATGCCAGGATAATGGCGCAGGGGCTATTGTCATGAAATCTCTTTTTGAAAAAGAGGTCTGCCGTGAAGCGCCGACGCCAAGATTTGCCATCATACGAAGAGGGTCAGGCGAGAAGAGGTCTTTCATTCTCTATTCGTATGAGCAGGCGAGCGTCTGGGGTCCGGACCGCTATGCGCGAGAAGTTGAGCGATGTAGGAATGAATTATCAATACCAGTGATTGCGTCAATAAATTGCTATACTCCGGAAGGATGGGCCTCTTATGCCAAAAGGATGGAGGCCGCAGGTGCCAGCGTCCTGGAGCTTAATGTCTCATGTCCTCATGGGTCTGTGACGTTCTCCGGTGTCAAGGTAGAAGAGACTATTTTCGATGTTGCGCGGATCGTGCGTAGCGAGGTCAAAATCCCGATCGTGGTGAAACTCAGCGCGCAGCTCACCGCTCCGCTGAACGTGGTGCATGAGCTGGAACAGCTTGGGTGCAATGGGGTCACTCTATTTAATCGTTTCACCGGACTTGAAATCGATATCGAGCGGGAAATTCCCATAATGCATGGGAGCTATGCTGGTCATGGAGGACCCTGGGCCATTCATCTCGGCCTGAGGTGGATAAGCGCTATCCGTCCCCATGTAGCTTTAGATATCAGCGCCAGTGGAGGCGTAGATTCACCAGAGGATGTGATCAAGTATCTGCTCGTAGGCGCAAACACAGTTCAGACATGCACCTCGGTTATCATGAATGGCTATGAGGTGGTCCGAGAATTCAACGAAGGATTACTGAAGTTCATGGAAGGCAAGGGGTACAGAACAATTGACGAGTTCCGCGGGAAGATAAATGCCAGGATTTTGTCTACGGAGGAAGTAGATCGTCGCCATTTGTATAGGGCCAGAATTAATAAGTCTAGGTGTAACAACTGCGGACGCTGCAAATCTGTATGCACCTATTCCGCCATTGAAGAAGGAATTGAGACCCATGAAATCAACGACAGATGCGATGGTTGCGGACTGTGCAAGGAAATATGTCCGAGAGGGGCGGTAGATCTCATCTCTCTCGCTACCTCGCTCTAG
- a CDS encoding FAD-binding protein, with protein MNLPCNIDHVHIDVLVIGGGGAALRAAIAAKESLGPDGRVAMAIKGELGKCGVTALACSDRMAFHVTLPYTEPEGSDNWIYHARDIYELGGRVSDAHLAMILAKRSYEAFSYLIDLGIPFAKREDGRFDQFVTDGSGYPRACYTGPHTANHIEYALVDKVRQLGIETYENCMVWELAIDSNGHAAGAYGIRFDGRWICFHAGAVVLATGGGGGAFAVSVFPPGQTGDGYAMAYRAGAHLVNMEFIQIGLSSIKTNLACSGSMMRAIPRFINDDGEEFLIRYFPPGASYSEIYSTVFNKGASWPVSYDKPSHRIDIAVWKEMRAGHRVFLDFSRNPQGFLFDALPDSVRNFYFREAKKEAVSGGMTGSLDRGHSPFARLSELNPEAIKWLMERGVDLAAGETLEIAPAIQHFQGGVKIGDRAETNIDGLFACGEVAGGQHGANRPGGNSLLDCQVFGRIAGEEAARFAMNAKITRPSIPDRESADRTKERLGVTLRAFRKGQMEHKEARARIQEILYSVAGVVRTEAELERGLEEILRIRSAGINFPETKSPEELIHALETRNILDVAEMIVRACLLRKESRGPHLFFSDPNDIEPMPPDPSWEKYIIIGHGYFDERRDSEERSTASHAEEAGSSMILRVEEPVSWGKASALYIL; from the coding sequence ATGAATTTGCCCTGCAATATTGATCATGTGCATATCGACGTTCTTGTAATCGGAGGGGGTGGGGCTGCCCTACGAGCCGCCATAGCCGCGAAAGAGAGCCTCGGCCCGGATGGACGAGTCGCCATGGCCATAAAGGGGGAACTCGGGAAATGTGGGGTTACGGCACTTGCTTGTTCTGACCGGATGGCTTTTCATGTTACGCTTCCATACACTGAACCCGAGGGTAGCGACAATTGGATCTACCATGCCAGGGATATATATGAGCTTGGCGGCAGAGTATCCGATGCCCACCTCGCCATGATCTTGGCGAAAAGGTCATATGAGGCTTTCTCCTATCTGATTGATTTGGGGATCCCTTTTGCAAAACGTGAAGATGGGAGATTCGATCAATTCGTTACGGATGGATCTGGCTATCCCAGGGCGTGCTATACCGGCCCCCACACCGCAAATCATATTGAATATGCTCTTGTTGATAAGGTCAGGCAGCTTGGAATTGAGACCTATGAGAATTGCATGGTATGGGAGCTCGCCATCGATTCGAATGGCCATGCGGCAGGGGCGTATGGTATCAGGTTTGACGGAAGGTGGATTTGCTTTCATGCCGGGGCCGTGGTCCTTGCCACTGGAGGGGGAGGTGGGGCTTTTGCAGTAAGTGTATTTCCCCCTGGACAGACCGGAGATGGTTATGCCATGGCATATCGCGCCGGAGCCCACCTTGTGAATATGGAGTTCATACAGATAGGGCTTTCCTCTATAAAGACAAACCTGGCCTGTTCTGGAAGCATGATGCGAGCCATCCCGAGGTTCATAAATGATGATGGCGAGGAATTTTTGATCAGATACTTTCCTCCAGGTGCTAGTTATTCCGAGATCTACTCCACTGTTTTCAATAAGGGAGCAAGCTGGCCTGTATCCTATGATAAGCCGTCCCACAGGATAGATATAGCGGTCTGGAAAGAAATGAGGGCAGGCCATAGGGTCTTTCTGGATTTCTCTCGGAACCCCCAAGGCTTTTTATTTGATGCACTGCCGGATTCCGTCCGCAATTTCTATTTCAGGGAGGCTAAAAAAGAAGCCGTATCCGGGGGAATGACAGGGTCGCTGGACAGGGGCCATTCACCTTTTGCACGTCTTTCTGAACTAAACCCAGAAGCGATAAAGTGGCTCATGGAGCGCGGGGTGGACTTGGCGGCAGGGGAAACTCTTGAGATTGCCCCTGCAATCCAGCATTTCCAGGGTGGGGTTAAAATAGGGGATCGTGCCGAAACAAACATCGATGGGCTATTCGCTTGCGGAGAAGTGGCAGGGGGCCAGCATGGCGCTAATAGACCTGGGGGGAATTCTCTTCTTGACTGCCAGGTATTCGGTAGGATCGCGGGCGAGGAAGCTGCCAGGTTCGCCATGAATGCTAAGATAACTAGGCCGTCGATCCCTGATAGAGAGTCAGCGGATCGGACAAAGGAAAGGCTTGGGGTTACCCTAAGGGCGTTTAGAAAGGGCCAGATGGAACACAAGGAGGCAAGGGCTAGAATTCAGGAAATCCTCTACTCTGTGGCTGGCGTGGTCCGAACTGAAGCAGAGTTGGAAAGGGGTCTGGAAGAGATCCTGAGAATAAGATCGGCTGGGATTAACTTCCCAGAAACTAAGTCGCCAGAGGAACTGATTCATGCTCTTGAAACCCGCAATATTCTTGATGTGGCTGAGATGATTGTACGAGCGTGTTTATTGCGAAAAGAGAGCAGGGGGCCTCACTTGTTTTTTTCGGATCCAAATGATATTGAACCCATGCCTCCTGATCCTTCGTGGGAGAAGTATATCATAATCGGTCACGGCTACTTTGATGAGCGCAGAGACTCTGAGGAACGCTCAACGGCTTCGCATGCAGAGGAAGCGGGAAGCTCTATGATCCTGCGCGTGGAGGAGCCAGTCTCATGGGGGAAGGCGAGTGCCTTGTATATCCTGTAA
- a CDS encoding alcohol dehydrogenase catalytic domain-containing protein: protein METTAMVLQAPGRPLEERHFEVDVDPHYIVVRIAAAGVCGSDVHMFHGKDDRVPFPIILGHEGVGILEYLPDGLVDITGKPLSSGDLVIWNRGLSCGHCYFCAVKKIPSLCPNRKAYGINMSCKDYPHLSGCYARHIVIAPGTDFIKLDQAVVNDPAIMVAAACSGATVAHAFELVRPDMGDTVVVQGPGPLGIFACAFARAYGAENVIVIGGTDSRLELCRHVGAITLNRNKTTEGERRDFIRRFTDGRGADMVVETVGTAAAVREGLSLVRQGGAYLSAGFGAPGGLVEIDPFGDITRRNIRYQGVWVSDTRHVFDAVSLVKKMPEFFIKLVTHRFPLSEANAALAAMEHREVIKAVLIP from the coding sequence ATTGAAACCACAGCGATGGTCCTGCAGGCTCCTGGCAGGCCACTTGAGGAACGGCATTTCGAGGTCGATGTCGACCCTCACTATATAGTCGTAAGAATAGCAGCTGCTGGGGTGTGTGGTTCAGATGTCCACATGTTTCATGGAAAAGATGATCGTGTTCCGTTCCCTATCATTCTTGGCCACGAAGGGGTCGGCATCCTGGAATACTTGCCAGATGGCCTGGTAGATATCACTGGCAAACCTCTCTCTTCCGGCGACCTTGTGATCTGGAATCGCGGTCTGAGCTGCGGCCATTGTTATTTCTGTGCGGTCAAAAAAATCCCATCTCTCTGCCCTAACCGGAAAGCCTACGGGATAAACATGTCTTGTAAAGATTATCCGCATCTATCTGGTTGCTATGCCAGGCATATAGTTATTGCTCCGGGTACTGATTTCATTAAGCTTGATCAGGCAGTGGTCAATGACCCGGCAATAATGGTGGCGGCGGCCTGTTCAGGGGCCACGGTTGCCCATGCTTTTGAGCTTGTAAGGCCTGATATGGGCGACACCGTAGTGGTTCAGGGGCCAGGGCCGCTTGGAATTTTCGCTTGTGCTTTTGCCAGGGCTTACGGTGCCGAGAATGTAATAGTGATTGGCGGGACTGATTCAAGGCTTGAGTTATGCAGGCATGTTGGCGCCATCACATTAAATCGAAATAAAACGACTGAAGGGGAGCGGAGGGACTTCATCAGGCGCTTTACTGATGGGCGTGGTGCAGATATGGTAGTTGAGACAGTTGGAACTGCTGCTGCGGTTAGGGAGGGGCTAAGTTTGGTCCGCCAGGGAGGCGCATACCTTTCAGCAGGGTTCGGGGCGCCAGGAGGGCTGGTGGAAATTGATCCGTTCGGCGACATAACCCGGAGGAATATTAGATATCAGGGCGTATGGGTCAGCGACACCAGGCATGTCTTCGATGCGGTCTCACTGGTGAAGAAAATGCCCGAGTTCTTCATCAAGCTTGTCACTCACAGGTTCCCTCTTTCCGAGGCGAATGCCGCCCTTGCCGCCATGGAACATAGAGAGGTAATAAAGGCTGTATTGATCCCTTGA
- a CDS encoding nucleotidyltransferase domain-containing protein — MSEKKSATRRAAAGPLTNPEAIRIVRKFVERLRKYGIQYERVILYGSQARGDAGPESDIDVLVVVPKRTRPIRLAIIEKVAEIELEDGVMLSPQICDSESFHFSLWANLCLPK, encoded by the coding sequence ATGAGCGAAAAGAAGTCTGCTACAAGAAGAGCTGCAGCCGGGCCATTGACTAATCCGGAAGCAATCCGAATTGTCAGGAAGTTCGTTGAGCGATTAAGGAAGTACGGTATTCAATATGAGCGAGTAATCTTATACGGCTCACAGGCAAGGGGAGATGCAGGTCCTGAATCGGATATAGATGTCCTTGTCGTGGTACCGAAAAGGACAAGGCCAATTCGCTTAGCAATTATCGAAAAGGTGGCTGAGATCGAACTTGAAGATGGCGTTATGCTCTCACCCCAGATCTGTGATTCGGAGTCATTCCATTTCAGTCTGTGGGCTAATCTTTGCCTACCGAAATGA